From Pseudomonas fluorescens:
GATTAGCGTCCGGCGGCTCGCACGCTCACAGTGATGTGATGGATGCCTACTTCTACCAGAGTGCCATTGCGGCAACTCATACCCCTTTATAGCTGCCCAGCAGCAACCTATCCGCTTGGCCATTTCCTTGCGCCAACCTGTTGCCCGTCTCTTTGCCCCTAAAGAGACGGGCGCTCCTATCACTGCTGCAGCCCTGCTCGCACGGGCCTTTGCGGTTTTCCCCCTAGTGACAATCGGCGTGACAAACACCGAAAAATCACCAGCAACAGCGATGCCAATGATGGTGCCGCAGCCCATGAAATGGACTGCACCTGACTGACAGTCAGGCATGCCCCAGTCATCACCTCGCTGCCTTCACCCGACTCAGGATCTCGCGGCATTGGTCTCGTCAGCCAGTGCAGCCTCCACCCGCCCACTTCTTCGGAGGTGTTCAGGAGGCCAGGTCATGAGATGCCCAAGCTCCCGGTCGTAAGGAGCCGTCAGTCCCGCGTAAGTGGACAAACCTCACACAGGTCGCAGGGGCCTTGATCCCTGATAACACTCAACAACCGTGGCGGGATAAGTGAGGACAAAGTCGATAACCTCAGGAGAATAGCGATGCAACTGTGCGAAGCATTCGAGCCACCACAACCCTTGCTGGAATACCTGCAGTCGCCACTGCCCTACCCGGTCGAAGCACTCGGGAATCTGTTGGGCCCTGCGGTTGAACGACTGGCCGAAGTGATCGGCGTGCCCTGCGCCATGGCTGCACAATCGGTGCTGGCCAGCGCTGCCCTAGTAAGTCAGGGTCATGCCAATGTCCACCTCGACGGACGAACCTATCCGTTGTCGCTATACCTACTGACGGTGGCGTCCTCGGGTGATCGAAAAAGCGCGGTGGATCACCTGGCACTGAAGGCGGCGCGCGACTGGGAACGACAGCAGTGGACCCTGTATACGGAAAAGCTCATAACCTATCGCGCCGCCAGCAACATCATGACCAAACCCAAAACAACAAAGAAACGCGCGGAGGTGGAAGGCGGTGAGCTATCCGAGCCGGTACCGCCGAGACTGATCATTACCGAGCCCACCATCGAAGCGTTGATCAAAAGCCTGTGCCACGGCTTGCCCAGCATGGGATTGTTCAATGATGAAGGTGGCCAATTCTTGGGCAGCAGCACCATGAGCAAAGAGAACCTGCTTAAGGCGATTACCACCTTGTCGACACTGTGGGATGGCAGCCCGATCGACCGGGCGCGCTCCATGGCTGGAGAAAGCCTGCGCGCCTATGACCGCCGCCTCAGCCTGCATTTGATGCTGCAGCCTTACTTGGCCAACCAGCTACTCAAAGACTCGGTGATCAAAGGCCAAGGCATCCTGGGCCGCTGCCTGATCAGCTGGCCCGAACGTCTGGTCGGTCAGCGCTTGTACAAGGCAGTCGACCTGACGCGAGATGCCAAGGTTCAGCGCTACCAAACGCGCATTACCACCCTACTGGATAAGCCACTGTCGCTGCACAAAGACGGTTCACTTAACCCCGCCAGGCTGGAACTGACGCCCAGCGCTCGCACTGCCTGGATTGATATTCACGACACCATCGAATGCCAGTCTGGCGAGTTCGGTGAACTGGCAGGAGTCCAATCCGTCGCAGGAAAAGCAGCGGCCAATGTGCTGCGCATCGCCGGTGTGCTCGCGGTAATTGAAGATGCGAATGTAGTGAGTGAGGCCCATATTCAACGCGCCTCAACACTGATGGATTACTACCTGGCGGAGATCCAGCGCCTGACCGAACAAGAGCCAATCAACACTTTACGTGAGGAGGCGGATCGACTGCTACGCTGGCTGACGCAAAAAGGCTGGACCCAATTCACCATCCGCGATCTCAATCGCAACGGCCCTCGCTTTGCCCGCAAGAGCAGCCATCACACCGCCACACTGCTCGTCGAGCTGATCACGCATAACTGGCTGAACAGTCGCGATGCCAAAACTTTCGAGGTCCGCCATGTTTCGCCTCAATGACGCGGTGCGCTGCTACCAGGCGCAACATCAATCGCAATCAGAAACACGGTGTGTCGCCGCTTCTGTCGCCACCTTGTCGCCACGCGCCAGGCCAGGAATGACGCGGGTTGTCGCCACTGTCGCCGCTGTCGCCACACCACCTCTTGCCCCTGCCGACATCGCCATACTGATCGAGCAACTGCGTGAAGAAGGAGCACTGCTGGAACACCAGGAGAACGCCCTCCTGATCCGCCCGACACACTGGCAGCAGGTGGACAGGCTCAGCCCCCACTGGAAAGCCCTGCTGCTCTTTTTGCAAACAAACGAAAACGGTGATGACGATGGCACTGGTCGGTCGGCGTGATGGTCGCAACTTTGGCTATGGCCGCCAGCTGAGCTACGCCGGCCCACAAGCGCTAAACGATTTGTTTGCCGGCGGCCACTTCGCCACGGTCAAAGCGCATAGCGATCGCTGGCAAGCGTTCGTGCGTTGGTGTCGATCAGTGGACGGCCCCGGTTACAACGATGCACGTCAGATCGATCGACGGACGCTGCAAGACTACGCCGCGTACCTGCGCCTGCAGATCCAGCAAGGTGAACTCTGCATCGCGACCGCGCAGAACCGCCTAAGCAGCGTCAACCGAACCCTCGCTGCGCTCCGCGGTGATCAGGACGTGAGGATCGCCAGCCCGAGCCAGGCGTTGGGACAGCAGCGCTCGAACGTACGCACCCGCGCGCCGGATGGCCAAGACCGCCAACAAGTGCAGCGAGTGATTGAGGCGCTTGGCGAACAGCACCACGAGCGGGTGGCGGCAATTGTTCTGTTGGCCCGAACAACCGGTATGCGCCTGCGCGAAGCGATCCTGGCTGACCTACCACGACTGCAACGCGAAGCCGAACACTTGGGCCGTATCAACATCCAGGACGGCACCAAAGGCGGCCGCTCAGGGGCATCAGCGCCGCGATGGATCAATGCTAATGAAGAGGTGAAGGTGGCGCTACAGCTCGCCCGAAATGCGTCGCCGCCCCGCAGCCGCAACTTGCTGGCCCGAGGCGAAAGCTACGCCGCATTCCTGCAACAGACCGTACTCCCCGCCCGCGAAGTGCTACATGAACAAGGGCTGAAGGGCTTTCATGAACTGCGAGCGGCCTATGCCTGCGAGCGTTACGAACAGCTCACTGGCCACGCGGCCCCAGTCAATGGTGGCCACTGCTATCGAATTGACCGCGACCTTGATCAACGGGCGCGCCAACAAATCAGCCTTGAGCTCGGGCATAACCGGATTGATGTGGTTTCGGCTTACATTGGAGGTAGAGCGTGACCAAGCCCTTCGATATGGCGCTGTTCCTGAGCGGCGTACTGACCGGCTCGAAGATCACGCAGCAACGCCACCTATGCCAAGCCCGAATCATGCAGGCGGCCATACAACAGCGATGGCAACGCGATAATCCCTGGACCTGGCAGCTCAAGCATGTGCGCTGGTTTTTCACTCAGCACCTGAAGGATCATTCCGACGCCACCCGGTATTACTATCGCCTCACCACCCTATTGATCTGGAAACGATTAGGGAATCACCGAGAAATGCTGATCCAACGCTCGAATAGAGCCCCTTGGAAGCAGCGTCGTTTCTAGGCATGATACTGCATGTGGCCAGCATTACGACATCGAGTGCTGTTAGTTTCCGTTTAGGCGATAGGGATATGGAAGTAGCGATAAGGGTGATGTCTCGCGGACAGGAAATCGACCGCATCATGCGCCCCCTCAGAATGGATGGGGGGCGGCCTGCCGTCACCTACAGAAAATTGCTCTGGCCAGTAGAAGACGGCTGTATCCATATCGAAACCGAACACGATGCGGCCCTCTACCATGTGAGTACGAAGCTTGACGACTGGGTGGAGCTTGTCACGCGCGTACTACCAGAGTCACTCCCAACTCACATCGATGAGTGTGCAGAACTACTTCGTGCCTGCTTCCGGGAAAATCTGCCTCATGGCGTTATACGCGCATCTTCCTCGCTGGTATCTGTTGGCCTAGAGAATGAAGCGCGCGACCTGCTAGTAGATTTCCTGCGCGAAAAGCACGACTCAGAACGCCTGAGCAAGCTGATACAGATGCAGCTGCTTTTCAGCGAAAGATCCAGCACCCCGCTCCCCCCTACGAATACAAATCCATCTGCTGAAAATACAGAGTCTGAGATCGATACAGCCATATCCATCGAAGATGTGAAAACACTGGACTGGGATTGGATACCAGCAGATGAGGCGCAAAAACCAGAAGTAGATGACCAAGTCCTGAGAACACAGGCCGAATGCACCCAAGAAACTATAGGTGCCTACCGCACCATAGAACGTGGCGCAGTGATTTCGGGCCTCGCCGAATCTCTGAGCGAATCAGTATGGGTCGAAGAGCTTCTTCTACCGCCACAAGGTCGCACTTCCTCACTTGGGGAGAACACGCTTTTGGAGCGTACGGCAAAACTCGGAACCATCGCATTGGACCTATTGAGATACTTTGCAGACAACCCGGGGGACCGAGCTGCCCACGCTGAATTGGTACTTGGATACCCTGTCGCGGATATCAACAAACTACTTACGGGCTCCCTAAGCCACTACCTGAAGAGAAGCGGGCCAGGTGGATGGGAATGCCACCCGTGGGCTTTAAGCATTCTAACCGCCCTCGACGAAGCCTTGTGAACGCATCAGAGCGCAGGGATGCTCACTGGCAATCTGCCGCACTACTCAAGAGCCCTCAGGCGCTCAAGCAACGCAAGCAGGGCGGTCTCAGGATGTCTGAGCTCGCACTCCCACAAGACCAGAACGTTCCATCCATCACTCTCCAACCTCTGCAATACCGTCAAGTCTCTTTCAACATTGGATTGAAGCTTGGCCGCCCAGAAATCGACTCGTGTCTTGGGCAAGACAGCATATTTACATCCAGCATGGCGATGCCAAAAACACCCATGTACAAAAATACAGACCCTGAGTCTAGACAGTATAATATCCGGTTTTCCCGGCAGGTCTTTGCGATAAAGTCGGAACCGGTAGCCATGGGCGTGCAGAAAGCGCCTGACTGTCATTTCCGGCTTGGTGCCCTTCCCTTTGATGCCAGCCATCATGCGGGATCTTGTGGCGCGGTCGACGACATCCATTTAGTACTTCCTCAAAACAGCGTGGTTTCATGAGTCGTAGCTATCCCATCCAGGTCGTGGATCTCTTTGCTGGCCCAGGCGGTCTCGGAGAGGGCTTTTCCTCTCACTCCAGCAACAATGCTGAGACCTTCGAGATCAAGGTCTCAGCCGAGATGGAGATCTCGGCTCGCTCCACTCTGCGACTCCGGGCTTTCTACCGGCTGCTGAAAAACAAACAACCCGAGGCCCTAGAGGATTATTACAACTTTTGCGAAACAGCAGATGTAGCGGAGCCCTACACAAACAGAAGTCTTGAGGCCTGGAAGCATGCTGACAACGAGGCGCAGCTGCTGGAGCTGGGTACAGAAGAAGGCAACATCCGGCTCGACAGAATGCTGGAACATCGCCTCGACGAAACCAAACCATGGGTTCTGATCGGCGGCCCACCATGCCAGGCCTACTCAATCGTCGGGCGTGCAAGAAATCGCGGAAAACTGGACTATCGAGCAGAGGACGATCATCGACACTTTCTCTATCGTGAATACCTGAGGATCATTCAAAAGAAAAGACCCGCAGTCTTCGTGATGGAGAACGTGAAAGGGATTCTTTCATCGAAAGTAGCTGGCGAGCAGATGTTTCCACAGATCCTGCGAGACCTCGCTGACCCGGACGCAGCATTGGGAGAAAGCGAAAACGGGCCAAAGTACAGGATCTGTTCGCTGGTAGCCGATGACATCTACGAAAGCGGAGCTGACCCGGACAGCATCGAACCAAGCAACTACATCATTCGGGCCGAGAACTACGGCGTTCCTCAGGCCAGGCATCGAGTGATACTTCTCGGTGTTTCCGAGGAGTATCTAAACGCTCTTGGAGATCACAAGCTATCACCAGCCCAAGGACCATCAATAGACAAGGTCATCGGCTGCCTACCGCCCTTGCGAAGCACTCTTACCAAAGTAAAGGACTCTCCTGATGTCTGGGCAGATACCGTGCGTGAGCATCTGAGGGAGCTGAACCAGGAGTGCCTTCTACAGGTACCCGATACGCCTGAAAGACTAGGTCTAGCCACAAAACTCGGCATTCTCGCCAGCAGCTACGATGGTAGAGACCTGAACTCGGGAGGGTTACGTGTTCTCAAAAAGAGTGCATGGAATGGCGTGACAGGCACCCACCTCGATAGCTGGCTGCAGGATCCTCGGCTCAAGTATTGGCTCAATCATGAAGCACGAGGGCACATGAGCTCCGATCTGCGTAGATACGTTTACGCTACCGCCTTTGCCGAGACATACAAGGACTCGCCCAAAGGCCACCATGACTTCAACCTGCCAGGACTCGAACCAGACCATAAAAACTGGAAGACCGGAAAGTTCAGCGACCGCTTCCGGGTACAGAGATCGGGCATTCCCTCCACGACGATAACCAGCCATATCGCCAAGGACGGTCACTACTTTATTCATTATGATCCCAGACAATGCAGAAGCCTGACTGTCCGCGAGGCCGCCCGACTGCAAACTTTCCCTGACAACTATTTCTTTCTCGGAAACAGAACGCAGCAATTCCATCAAGTGGGCAACGCAGTTCCACCACTTCTGGCTCGACAGATTGCAGATGTTGTAGCGCGCATTATCAGAAACGGAAAAGACACGAGATAGAGTCAATCCAGGCACTACATGCTCGACAGGGAGAGTTCACTTGCCACCGTCATTCAAGAGTCGAAATGCCCCTCCAAAGGCCAGCGCAATGGTCGAGGCACTGCGTGGGCTTGGCTACAACACACAGACAGCACTGGCCGACATTATCGACAACAGTGTAGCGGCAGGTGCGTCGGAAGTCAGAGTCGAACTCATCTGGGCAGAGACAGAGAGCCGAATTACCTGCCTAGACAACGGCACTGGAATGTCAGCAGCCGGGCTTGATCTTGCCATGAGACTGGGCGAGCGAAACCCGCTAGAGGAGCGATCAAAGTCTGATCTTGGTCGTTTTGGCCTTGGACTCAAGACCGCTTCCTTCTCACAGTGTCGCAGGCTGACTGTAGCGACAATCGGCACCGACAACATGCAGTCTCTACGCTGGGACCTCGACTACCTAGCCAATAGCCATGATGGCGGCTGGCACCTTCTAGAGGGCCCCCACCCAGGCTCGGAGAAATGTCTGGAGCCTCTTTCTGATGCAGGCAAAGGAACAATGGTGCTGTGGGAGGAACTAGACAGAATTATTACGCCAGGAAGTACGGTTCAGGACTTTCTTAACCTTGCCGACAAGGTGGAGCAGCATCTCGGAATGGTCTTTCACCGATACCTTGAAGGAAGCAGGCCCCGCCTCAGAGTTCTGCTCAATGGTCAGCCCGTAAGGCCTTGGGATCCCTTTATGACGGACCATCCGGGAAAGCCATACAACCCTCCCGTATTCAAACATCCATCCATCAGAGGTATCGAGGCCGAATGTCATGTCCTACCGCACAAGGACATGCTTTCGCCTGAAGACTTCGAGCGCTTGGGCGGCCCTGATGGCTGGACAGCGCAACAGGGATTCTACGTTTATCGCAACGAACGCCTTCTGGTAGCAGGCAGCTGGCTTGGGCTGGGAACCGGTAGATCTTGGACAAAAGACGAAGCCCATCGCCTGGCCAGAATCCGGATTGATATCCCGAACTCTGCAGATGCCGACTGGAAAATCGATATCAGGAAGTCCACAGCACGGCCCCCCATCTATCTTAGAGACTGGTTGACCAGCTTAGCCGAAGCGACCCGTGCCCGCGCCAGACGAGCTTTTGCCCATAGAGGACGACCAACATTGCTTGGCAACAAGCAGGTTGCTGAAGCATGGAAGGTCGAACGGCTCGCCAGTGGAATGCGATACAGAATAGATAGCGACCACCCTGCAGTAAGAGACGTTCTGGATGAAGCAGGAACATTGCTCCCCCAGATCAAGGCAATGCTGCGAGTTATCGAAGAAACCGTTCCTGTCCAGCGGATATGGATTGATACGGCAGAAAACAAGGATACCCCGTGTACGGGGTTCGAGAAGGCACCATCCAGCGAGGTCAGTGAGATTCTGATGGTCATGTACCGCGGCATGGTCGAGAGGAAGGGATACTCAGCCTCCTCCGCCAAGGAACAACTCCGAGCGACAGAACCCTTCCATGCCTTCCCTTACTTGGTAGATGCTCTGCCTGACAATTTATAAGGAGTCGTAGCGAATGTCCGAGGACAACAAATGGAGTGTGGTCAAAATCGTCCAGGAAATGCTTGCAGACGAACAGGACAAGTCAGCAATTACTCCGACCCTGATTTCGCAAAAGATCGACATGGTGCTGAAGATCATGCCGAACAAGGCAGAAGGGCTCGACCGCACCGCTGTCACTGACGAACTCATTAGGCGATTCAGTATCTGGGTTGGTGATGATTCGTCGCTTGTCGATATGGCCGGGCACATACCCTGGCTTACCAGCGAGCGAAAGAAGGAGTGGCGCTACTGGCGGCGATACAGAGAATGGCAGGAGAAGAAACTGCCATGGAGCGCTATAGAAGCACTCGACAAGACAACCGACAACATCCTCTCGATGCTCGAAGATCCGAAACGCGAAGGCTCATGGGATCGTCGCGGTATGGTGGTTGGTCATGTGCAGTCAGGAAAGACAGGGAACTATACGGGCCTGATCTGCAAGGCAGCCGATGCTGGCTACAAGATAATCATCGTACTGGCAGGCCTTCACAACAACCTGCGTTCCCAAACGCAAATGCGACTGGATGAAGGATTTCTTGGCTACGAGACCAGCCCCATTGAGGGTGAAGGCAACGTTGCAATTGGAGTAGGAAAGATTGATCCTTCACCGGCTCTACGCCCGCAGTACGTAACCAATAGGACAGAGACAGGTGACTTCAATACCAAGTTCGTAAAGAACCTTGGCGTATCGCCTGAACAGAAGCCGTGGCTTTTCGTAGTAAAGAAGAACAAGACAGTCCTACAGCGCCTTTTGAAGTGGATTCACAAACATGTGGCTGAAACGACAGACCCGGAGACTGGCCGCCCACTGGTAACGCATCTCCCCCTTCTGATCGTTGACGACGAGGCGGACCATGCATCAGTGGATACAGGAGAGAAAGTTGTCGACGACAACGGCCAGCCGGACCTTGAACACGAGCCAACGGCAATCAACAGCCTCATTCGCCAAATATTGCACTCCTTTTCAAGGAAGGCCTATATCGGCTACACCGCCACGCCGTTTGCGAACATCTATATCCATGAACAAGGCGAAACCACCAAGGAAGGACCAGACCTGTTCCCGGCAGCATTTATCACCAATCTCTCAGCCCCATCCAGTTACGTAGGTCCATCAAGAGTCTTCGGGCTGGCTAGCGAAAATGGGCGACTCGGTGCGCTCGATCTGGTTCGCCCGGTCACGGACCAATGCTCGGAAGATGGCAAGAGTGGCTGGATGCCTGTTAGTCACAAAAGCAGTCATACGCCCCCAGATATCATGCCGCCCTCACTTATCGAGGCAATACAGGCATTCATCCTTGCATGCACAATTCGACAACTTCGTGGTCAGGGAGCAGAGCACAGCTCCATGCTGGTTCACGTTACCCGCTTCAACCTTGTTCAGCAGCATGTACACGGACAAGTCTACGATTACGTGATGCATTTGAAACAGCGTCTCAGACGACGCATTGATCATCAGGGCGCTCTATCCGAACTGCGTAGCCTGTGGAGCCGTGACTTCCTGTCAACTAGCGACAGCGTTGAAAAGCAAACGTCGGAGTCGCCTCACCGCACAATTACAGACTGGATTGAGATAGAACAGGCTCTACCGGATCTGCTGGAGCAGATCGATGTGCGCATGATCAATGGTACGGCAAAGGATGCATTGGACTATGCCGACAGCGCCACGGGACTAAAAGTCATTGCCATCGGCGGTGACAAACTGGCACGTGGGCTTACGCTTGAGGGACTATGCGTCAGCTACTTTCTCCGCGCCTCCAAGATGTACGACACACTGATGCAAATGGGCCGCTGGTTTGGCTATCGACCAGGCTACCTAGATTTGTGTCGCCTTTACACCACGGAAGATCTTGTCGAATGGTTCGAACACATTGCCGATGCTGCCGAAGAGCTTAGAGCCGAATTCGACTTCATGATGGATAGCGGCCTTACGCCACGCGACTATGGTCTCAAGGTAGTGTCCCATCCCGTGTTGATGGTCACATCACCGCTGAAAATGCGGACGGCAAAAACCCTGCATCTGTCTTTCAGCGGTGACATTGTCGAAACGGTCAGTTTCTTCAAAAACCCTGCAAAGCTCGAACAGAACCTGGGTGCTTTCAACTTCCTTGCCGATAGCTTGGGAATGCCGTCCTTAATCCCTTCTCAGAGCCGAAATGGCCGAAAAGACAACTGGAACGGTGTGAATTGGGTTGATGTTCCGGTGCAGCCGGTAGTCGACTTTCTAAGGTCGTATCAAACGCACCCGGATTCCCGGAAGGTTAGAAGCGATCTACTCGCGAACTTCATAGAGGAAATGAGTCGCATCGGCGAGCTTACCTCTTGGACTGTTGCCGTAATCGGTGGTGGTGTTGCGGAGACGGAGAACGTTGCGGGCTTTCAGATCAAACGCATGAAGCGAAAAAACAAATCTCTGGATACTGACGATAAGTATTCCATTGGCCGCCTGCTGTCACCTCAGGACGAGGCGCTGGATATCGATGAGCCGGCATGGAATGCCGCACTTGAGTTGACGCAGAAAAGCTGGAAACCCGACCCGGGTCGCTCAAGAGGCAGAGAATTGCCTGAGGTTCCAAGCGGCCCCTACATCAGACGTATCCGTGGCCTTGGGGCCGACACCGTAGTCCCCGCCCCCGAAAGAGGGCTGCTGCTGATATCTATTCTCGACCCGGAGCAATCTGACGTTTCAGGCGTTAAAACTCCTATCATTGCATTTGCTATCAGCTTTCCTTCGAGCCATGCGGGGAAATCAGTCCCCTATGTCGTCACAAACCTTCTGTGGGAGCAGCAATATGGCGGCGCTGAGTAGCACCGAAATTCTGGGTACCTGGAGGGCGCTTCCCGGTAACGCATCGATCCCCGGATGGAGATCCATAGATCTCTTTCAGTCAGGCACCTGTCGAGTAAAAGCCGCCAGGCATGCTCCCGGAAATGAAGAGGCCATTCTGATTGGGTTTTCGAGTGCCAAGTTAGCTCCGACCTCACAGCTACCCCAAGGACAGGGATTTCGCATGGAAAGAGCGACTCTTGGCGAGACTGCTGGCGAATATCAATGGCTTGCAGTCGTTCGCCAATCTGCGGGCAATCTTGAACTGTTTGCCACTGTTGTGACGGATGTCTGCGGGCTTATTGACTCATCCGATAGCTACCCTGAAGAGCTGCTGTATCAACGGCTGCTTGGAAGGGTACGCGGATGGCAGGAGTTCATGCGCAGGGGCCGTGAAGGACTTAGCGTCGAGGCCGAACTGGGGCTTGTAGGTGAGATCTGCCTGCTGCGCTACCTTTTTGATGAAGGCGTACCGCTTTTCTCTGCAGTTGATGGATGGAAAGGACCGCTCGACGGCCTGCATGACTTCCAACTGGGGACAGGTGCAATAGAGGTCAAATCAACAATGGCCACGGAAGGCTTTCCAGTAAGGATTGCCTCTTTGGACCAGTTGGACGACTCCCAGTGCCCGCCACTCTTCCTTGCAGCGCTCCGCTTTGGATCGAACGAGTCGGGCATAACGCTTCCCGAGTACGTATCGAATACTCGCCATCTTCTGGAGCCCGATCCTGCAGCGACAAGACTTTTCGAGCAGGCACTCCTTCATGTCGGCTATCTGGACATGCAGGCAGAAACCTACACACGTCGTTTTTCGCTAGGCGAGATCAGGATCCATCTCGTGGATTCGGAATTTCCTAAGCTGACACCTTTCAACATCCCTACACCTATTCGCCGAGCGCAGTATGAACTCGATCTGGCATTGCTTCCGGTCGATAACTGCCCTCTTTCGGATGTGCTTGAGAAACTTGGAGTCATTTGATGGAACTTGTGGACTTTCTGCGAGAAACGCAGGCATCAATCAGAGAAGAAATAGAGAAAGATGTTGCTCCAGGTGCAGCGCCGGTTCCTGCCGAGGCCGTTTTCACCGAGCAGGTAATGACACATATGGCAGATGAAGGCATCACCTTTGAGCCAACGGTCTGTCATTACGAGGCAAAAGTCGGAGGCAGCATCGGCGGGAAAAGCGCGGCCTATAAGGTCAGAATCAGTGGCTACTCGGTGTCCGAAACCACAGACGAAAATGGAAGCCCCGACAGGCTCGATCTTTTTGTCAGTCTCTATAAGGCACTGGACGAAATCGAATCCCTTCCCGACCAAGAAGTAGGCAAGGCGGCAAAAGAAGGCCTGCAGTTCCTCAGGTTCTGCGCAACCGGGCAACTAGCCGGAAAGCTCGATGAAACCAATGATGCCTACGCGCTGGTAACGGAAGTCGAACGTATCTTCAAGACACTCGACAGCATAAGGATCTTCATAATTACTGACGCGCTGGTCAAAACAAGGACCTACGCCCCCCATGATGTCGAAGGCAAGCAGGTCCGACTTGAAGTCATGGATATTCAGCGCTTGTTTAACCATTGGCAACAAGGCCGACCGCGCGATGAACTAATAGTCAATTTTCAGGACCTCTGCGGAACAGCGCTACCAAGCGTATGGGTTCCGGGCTCAGGTGACGACGAGTATGACTATGCTCTGACAGCAGTACCTGGTGAGGCACTACGCTTTCTCTACGAAAAATACGGCCCGCGTATTCTTGAAGCCAACGTACGCTCATTCCTTGGGGTAAACAGCAAAGGAGTGAACAAGGGGATTCGCGACAGTCTGCGGAATAATCCTGACCGTTTCATGGCATACAACAATGGCATCGTTGTTGTGGCCGATGCCGCCAAACTGGACCGCGCTAAAGATGGATCAACGGGCATCCTGTGGCTGCAGGGTATGCAAATAGTTAACGGCGGGCAGACGACTGCCTCCATCTACTTCGCCAAGAAGAAAAATCCTGAGATAGATCTGAGTAACGTACGAGTCCCAGCCAAGATCATCGTGCTGCGAAATGGGCAAGGCGATGACGAAGAGCTGATCTCGAATATTTCTCGCTATGCCAACAGCCAGAATGTCGTCAAGCAGTCAGACCTTTCCGCCAACAAGCCATTCCACCGTGAGTTGGAGAAACTGTCCATGCGCACATATTGTCCGGATGGTGTGGGCCGCTGGTTCTACGAACGATCAGCAGGAAGCTACAAGGTGATGCTGGAAAAGGAGGCGACTACACCTGCTCAAAAGAAAAAACTGCAGGTTGCCATCCCGACATTCCGCAAGATCACCAAGCCTGATCTAGCGAAGTTTCTGCTCACTTGGG
This genomic window contains:
- a CDS encoding Z1 domain-containing protein — encoded protein: MSEDNKWSVVKIVQEMLADEQDKSAITPTLISQKIDMVLKIMPNKAEGLDRTAVTDELIRRFSIWVGDDSSLVDMAGHIPWLTSERKKEWRYWRRYREWQEKKLPWSAIEALDKTTDNILSMLEDPKREGSWDRRGMVVGHVQSGKTGNYTGLICKAADAGYKIIIVLAGLHNNLRSQTQMRLDEGFLGYETSPIEGEGNVAIGVGKIDPSPALRPQYVTNRTETGDFNTKFVKNLGVSPEQKPWLFVVKKNKTVLQRLLKWIHKHVAETTDPETGRPLVTHLPLLIVDDEADHASVDTGEKVVDDNGQPDLEHEPTAINSLIRQILHSFSRKAYIGYTATPFANIYIHEQGETTKEGPDLFPAAFITNLSAPSSYVGPSRVFGLASENGRLGALDLVRPVTDQCSEDGKSGWMPVSHKSSHTPPDIMPPSLIEAIQAFILACTIRQLRGQGAEHSSMLVHVTRFNLVQQHVHGQVYDYVMHLKQRLRRRIDHQGALSELRSLWSRDFLSTSDSVEKQTSESPHRTITDWIEIEQALPDLLEQIDVRMINGTAKDALDYADSATGLKVIAIGGDKLARGLTLEGLCVSYFLRASKMYDTLMQMGRWFGYRPGYLDLCRLYTTEDLVEWFEHIADAAEELRAEFDFMMDSGLTPRDYGLKVVSHPVLMVTSPLKMRTAKTLHLSFSGDIVETVSFFKNPAKLEQNLGAFNFLADSLGMPSLIPSQSRNGRKDNWNGVNWVDVPVQPVVDFLRSYQTHPDSRKVRSDLLANFIEEMSRIGELTSWTVAVIGGGVAETENVAGFQIKRMKRKNKSLDTDDKYSIGRLLSPQDEALDIDEPAWNAALELTQKSWKPDPGRSRGRELPEVPSGPYIRRIRGLGADTVVPAPERGLLLISILDPEQSDVSGVKTPIIAFAISFPSSHAGKSVPYVVTNLLWEQQYGGAE
- a CDS encoding PD-(D/E)XK motif protein, with protein sequence MAALSSTEILGTWRALPGNASIPGWRSIDLFQSGTCRVKAARHAPGNEEAILIGFSSAKLAPTSQLPQGQGFRMERATLGETAGEYQWLAVVRQSAGNLELFATVVTDVCGLIDSSDSYPEELLYQRLLGRVRGWQEFMRRGREGLSVEAELGLVGEICLLRYLFDEGVPLFSAVDGWKGPLDGLHDFQLGTGAIEVKSTMATEGFPVRIASLDQLDDSQCPPLFLAALRFGSNESGITLPEYVSNTRHLLEPDPAATRLFEQALLHVGYLDMQAETYTRRFSLGEIRIHLVDSEFPKLTPFNIPTPIRRAQYELDLALLPVDNCPLSDVLEKLGVI
- a CDS encoding AIPR family protein is translated as MELVDFLRETQASIREEIEKDVAPGAAPVPAEAVFTEQVMTHMADEGITFEPTVCHYEAKVGGSIGGKSAAYKVRISGYSVSETTDENGSPDRLDLFVSLYKALDEIESLPDQEVGKAAKEGLQFLRFCATGQLAGKLDETNDAYALVTEVERIFKTLDSIRIFIITDALVKTRTYAPHDVEGKQVRLEVMDIQRLFNHWQQGRPRDELIVNFQDLCGTALPSVWVPGSGDDEYDYALTAVPGEALRFLYEKYGPRILEANVRSFLGVNSKGVNKGIRDSLRNNPDRFMAYNNGIVVVADAAKLDRAKDGSTGILWLQGMQIVNGGQTTASIYFAKKKNPEIDLSNVRVPAKIIVLRNGQGDDEELISNISRYANSQNVVKQSDLSANKPFHRELEKLSMRTYCPDGVGRWFYERSAGSYKVMLEKEATTPAQKKKLQVAIPTFRKITKPDLAKFLLTWEQKPHVVGLGSQKNFQAFMDELAEREGAGGNVIPDQEQFKEMIAKAILFKSAQKIIRPLFPAFQGNITVYTVSVLALKMGNNFNFQRVWQEQAISLQLQRQLATWAHEVNEALHRGAGGKMISEWAKKQECWGQVSDTRYSELEKNIPEHFIPETLK